In Irregularibacter muris, the genomic stretch AAAAACAACAGGACAAAAAACAATTGCTAAATCAATTGCAAAACTTCTCCTTGGATGAAAGAGATGGGGATATTGACCCATCAAATATTTTCCAACGTTTAGATTGGAGCTATCAAAATGAAATGGCAAGTAAACTTCCATCCAAACTGTCAGTAACCGATGTAAAAAACAGTAGAGAAAGTAAGAGGACAGAAGCCTTGGGAGTGAATATTCCCATGATGACAGCTAGGCCAACCTTTATGGAGGGGACAAAGGTTCTTACAGGCCAGGAAAAGGGTGTTGCCATGCACTTTGTGTTACAACATCTGGATCTACATGCAGTAGAAAGCAAAGAACAAATAAAGTTGCAAATACAAAGCATGGTGTCTCGGGAACTCATCAGAGAAAGTGAAGTTCAGGCGGTGGATATAGATAAATTACTCAGATTTTTCCATTCCTCTTTAGGAAGAAGAATGCTTGCCTCTTCGAGGGTAGAGAGAGAAGTAGCCTTCAACCTAGTAAAAGACGCAAAAGAAGTGTTGGAAAATATAGAAGGAATACAAACTTGCCAGGAGGAAATATTGATCCAAGGGGTAATAGATTGTTATTTTCAAGAAGAGGATGAATTGGTGCTTATTGATTATAAAACAGATTTTTATCCTAATCAGCAGGTTAAGGAGAAGATCATTAGAAACTATAGCCCTCAAATACAATTGTACAAAGAGGCCTTAGAAAAAATCCATGGAAAAAAAGTGAAGGAATGTTACCTTTATTTATTCTACGGAGAGGAGGCAGTATCACGATGAGAATTTTGCACACTTCGGACTGGCATCTAGGGAAGACCCTAGAGGGATTTAGCCGTCTACCGGAACAGGAATTATTTTTAGAAGAACTCATAGAGATTGTGGAAAGGGAAAATATAGAATTGATTTTATTGGCAGGAGATATTTATGATACGCCCAACCCTCCTGCGGCAGCAGAGAAATTGTTTTATCAAAGCATGAAAAAACTATCCAACTATGGGAAACGCCCGATTATTGTCATTGCAGGCAATCACGATAGTCCTGACCGCTTAACGGCTGCTAGCCCCCTGGCCTATGAGCAGGGCATTATTCTTTTAGGTACGCCCAAGAGTGTGGCTGCCCTGGGGGATTATGGAAATTTTAGCATTACAGAGGCAGGGGAAGGGTATGTAAAGATCATTATTCAAGGCCAAGAAATTGTCACCATTACTTTGCCTTATCCCAGCGAAAAAAGGCTTAATGAGATTTTAACCTATAGTAGTGATGAAGAAGAAATGAGACTATCTTACTCTCAAAGAGTAAAACAGATCTTTGAGGAGCTTTCCCAGCATTATCGAAAAGATACCATTAATTTAGCCATGTCTCATCTCTATATGATAGGAGGAGAAGAGTGCGATTCAGAAAGACAAATACAATTAGGGGGGAGTTTTGCAGTAGACTGCTCTGCCCTTCCTCCTGCCCAATACACTGCCCTAGGTCATCTACATAGACCTCAACCGGTACGGGGGGCGGTGAGTTCCGCCTATTACAGTGGCTCCCCCCTACAATATAGCAAAAGTGAGATTAACTATAGTAAATGTGTTTATATAGTGGATGTAGAACCAGGCCAAGAGCCTTTGGTACAACCCTATTATTTAAAAAACTATAAACCCATCGAGGTTTGGAAATGTGCAAATATTGAAGAGGCCTTAGAACGTTGTGAAAAAGAAGCGGAAAAAGACATTTGGGTGTATTTAGAAATCAAGACAGATAGAATTCTCACGAGGAGTGAGCTCAAGGCCTTGAAGGATATTCGAAGGGATATTGTAGAAATACGCCCCCTCCTTACTACAGAAGAAAGGGAGATAGAAGAATTAGAGGATATCACTGATTTGAACATTATGGATTTATTTAAGAGCTTTTACCTTTATGAAAAAAAGACAGAGGTCAGTGAGGAAGTTTTGGAGATGTTTTCCAACATCATAGGGGAAGAGGGGGAGAAAGATGAAACCATTGCAGTTGAAGATTCAGGGTCTAAATAGTTTTATGGAGGAACAGGCTATAGATTTTTCTGAGCTTACCGAGGTGGGACTATTTGGGATATTTGGTCCCACAGGCAGTGGAAAATCTACTATCCTCGATGCCATCACCCTAGCTCTTTATGGAGAGATTCCCCGGGCAGGAAGGGATTTGTCAGGAGTAGTCAACAGCCATAGTGACAAGGCGGACATCTACTATGAGTTCCAGATCGGCAACAAAAAAGATAAAAGAACTTACTTTGTACAGCGATGCTATAAAAAAGATAAAAATGGCAGTGTAAATACCCACATTGTAAAACTATGTGATATCACAGATCAAGATAACCCTATTGTATTAGGAGAAAAAGTGAATGCAGTAAACAATAAAGTAGGGGAAATACTAGGCCTTACTTGTAATGATTTTACCAGATCGGTTGTACTGCCCCAGGGAAATTTTAGTGATTTCTTGAAACTAAGTGGGAGAGACAAAAGAGATATGCTGGAGAGAATATTTGCCTTACAGGAATATGGTGGCCGATTGACAAAAAAGATAAGAGACCACAAAAATAAGGTAGATAGTGAGCTCATGGTTATTCAAGGGCAGTTACAACATTTTGATGGAATATCCCAAGGGGCTTTTCAGGCTCTAAAGCAGGAGATAAAGGACCTGGAAGAGAAGAAAATCCATTTAGCAGAACAAGCCAAGCAAATAGAAAAAAAGTATGAAACCTCCCATGCCCTATGGAAATTGCAAGAAGAATATAAAGGCTATCAGGTAAAAAAAGAAAAATTAGATCAAAACCAGGACACCATAGAGGACTATAAAAAACAATATGAATTGGCTCAAAGAGCCAAAAACATACAACCCTATATAAAAAGCCATCAGGAAACCCAAAATAAAATAAAAAATAGAGAGCAAGATCTACAGAGAGTCCAAAGGCAATATCAACAACTGGTTACATCTCTAGATACCCTAAAAGAAAAATGGGAACAACAAAAAGAGAAAAAAGAAAATCATCTTCCTCTATTGGTCAATAAAAAGATAAATCTGGAAAATGCTATAAAACAAAGCCATAAGAAAAACATCCTAGAGAGGGAATGGAAGAAACTAACCCAACAGGAAGAAGAGTTAAGCCTTATTTTAAAACAGAGAGAAGATGAAATTGAACATCTTATCGAGCAGTTAGATCAGTTAACTACAAAAGTTGTGGAAAGGCAGGAGCAAAGGGAAAAGGGGCGTCATTCCCCAGAATACGGAGAAAAACTTTACCAGGCCTATGATATAGAAAAACAATATAAAAAAATACTGAAAAACCATGAAGACTTAATAAAATACATACAAGTCAGCCAGGAAAAATATCTTTATCCTTTAAGGAAAGAAGAGAAGAAAATACAGGGAGCTTTACAGGAATTAGAAGAAAAAATACAAAAAAGTGAGAGGCAGCAGACCAGTATACAGCACCAAATAGAAGAGAGAAAATATCAAAATATGGCGGCTTTATTGGCAAAATCCCTGGAAGACAACCAAAGCTGTCCTGTATGCGGTTCTTTACATCACCCCCAAAAAGCCGACTATCCCCAAAATCAAGAGATAAATACACTAGAGCAATACAAGGAAAATCTAGAGAAAAGTATAGAGACCTTGAAAGAACAAAAAGAAAAAATCCTTCTTACACAACAAAAAATCCTTCAGGATATTTACGGGAGAGAAAGATTAGTCCAAGAAAAAGAAAGAGAAGCACAGACCGCCAAGGAAGAACGAGATGGACTAGAAAAACAATATGAACAATATAAGGACAAATTCAAGACAAAAAACATAGAGATAAAGGTGCAGGAATATCATAAAAAGCTACAACAAGATGAGAAACTTCAAAGGGAAATAAAAACCTTACAGGAGAGCAAAGAAAAACAGGAGATTTTGCAAAGACAGCTGCAAGAAAAACTTTATGCAGAAAATACTCAGCTAACCAGAATACAACAGAGCATAATTGAAAGACAAAATCTCATCAAAGATTTGCAAAGGGACATAGAAAAAGTATGTGGAAAAAACAGTCCCCAAAAGGAAATGGACAACGTGTCCAGAGAAATAGATCAAATGAAAAAACTTTTTACAAGAATAGAGCAGGAGTACAATGAAAAAAGTAACTATAAAAATGAATTGGAAAAGGATCAAAGAGGTTTACAAGATATCTTATCTCAACTGCATGAGTTTCAAGAATCCATAGAAGAGAATCTTCAGCAAGCCCTTGTGGACAATGATTTTAGTGATGTAGAAGAAGTGATAAACTCTTTTAAATCCATAGAAGAACGAAAAAAACTACAAGAAATCATCGAGCAACATCAGCATCAATTGGGTTTAATTAAGGATAATATGGAAAGACTAGAAAAGCACATGGAGGGCAACTCCATTACCCAAGAGCAATGGGAAAATCTATTAGAAAAAAGACAGCAGATCAATCAAAATCTAGAAGAAGGTAAAGCTTTATTGGTTGAAAGAAAAACCCAAGCAGATACTATGGCAGAACAATTAAAGAAATTACAAAAGCTACAAAAACAGCAAAAGGATTTAGAGCATAAACAGGGATTAATTGAAGAAATCAATAGACTATTTCAAGGCAACAAATTTGTAGAGTTTATCTCCCTACGGCAATTAAGATATATAGCCAAAGAAGCCTCTGGAGAACTAAAAAGAATAACACGAGGAAGATATGCTTTAGAGCTAGATGACCAAGGGAACTTTATTATGAGGGATGACTTTAATGGTGGGGTAAGAAGAAGTACGAGAACCCTATCGGGAGGAGAAACTTTCTTGACTTCCCTATCCTTAGCCTTAGCCCTGTCCTCCCATATACAGTTAAAGGGGAGGGCCCCTCTAGAATTTTTCTTCTTGGATGAAGGGTTTGGAACCTTAGATAGTTCCCTATTGGAAGTGGTCATGGATTCCCTAGAAAGACTTCATTCAGAAAAATTAAGTGTGGGCCTGATCAGCCACGTAGATGAATTAAAACAACGTATCCCTAGAAGGCTCATGGTATCTCCTGCGGTAGCTGGTATGAATGGTACTAAAGTGAAAATGGAAATGAGCTAAAAAACAGATATAAGTATTTACATGATAGTATAGTACCTGATAGTATAGTACTAATAGATTAAGGAGGTGCTCTATGAGCAATATTCAGATTGTAACAGATAGTACTGCTTATCTAACCAAGGAAGAAATTAAAAATTATAATATAAAAGTAGTATCCTTAATGGTTAATTTCCAAGGAAAAGAAGATGACGAAGGATTGCCAGGAGAGTTTGAGAAGTTTTTTAATGCATTAAAGGAATCCCAAGACTTTCCCACCACTTCCCAACCACCCACGGGTGCCTTTGCCGCAGTTTTTCAAGAGGCAATAGATCAGGGGAAGGAAGTTATTGCTATCACCATTTCCTCAAAATTAAGTGGAACATACAATAGTGCAATTATCGGAGCGGAGATGATCGATGCAGAAAAAATATCTGTAGTGGACTCCCAAACCTCTGTAGCTTCATTAAAACATATGGTTATTCAGGCGCAAAAACTGGCCAATGAAGGAAAAACTAGACAGGAAATTCTACACTACTTAGAGGAACAAAAAAGGAAAATGGGTATTTATCTCACTGTGGATACCTTAGAATATTTAAAAAGAGGGGGAAGACTATCCACAGCCCAAGCGGTGGTAGGATCTTTACTAAATATCAAGCCCATTATTCAACTGGAGGATGGAATACTACAGACAGTAGGTAAGGCCAGAGGGAAGAAAAAAGCCTTGGATATGCTGATAGCCAATATTCCCCAAGAGGTCAAATATGTCTATATCCCCCATATACTCAATGAAGAGGGAGCTAAAGAACTACAAGCCGTGATAAAGGAAAGGCATCCCCAGGCAAAGGTAGAGCTGGAGGTTCTAGGGCCAGTTATAGGTGCCCACTTAGGGCCTAAGGCCATGGGTGCTTGTTATCTTTGGTAAAAATAAGGGGTTTTAGGGTGATCATATTATGGTAGAAGCATTAAAAGCACTATCCTCTATTGTAGATTTATTCCACGATCTATTAGCGGATATTATTCTGAAATTTGGATGGAATCTTACAGATAAACAATTGCATTTTTGGATTATTGGTATTATAGGGATACTTATATTTTTATTTACTGATTTATCCTTTAAGGCCTTAGCTCGTCTAAATATCTCTATCATTTCCTTTGCCTATACATTTACAGTACTTATTGTCATTGTATTTGCCATTGAAATTCAGCAAAAAATTACTGGAAGTGGCAACATGGAATTTGGGGATGTTGTAGCAGGCTTATGGGGATTTTTATGGTTATTTGGTATATATCTCCTCTATAAGGGGATTATTATTTTGATAAAAAAGCTATTGAAAACAATAAAGAAGGCAAAAACTCCCTAGAGAGCTCTCTAGGGAGTTTTTGTTATCCGTGGAATGAAAGGTGCAAAAAATTTATGCATGCACAAATTCTGTTTCCTTATCACATATCATCAAGCTGACAGTATAATTCCTTGAGGTTTTAAGAAGCTCATAGACTTTGATCCACGGATTGGCCCTGTGAGGAGGATGTTCCAATTAGATTCGGTTTACCTTGAGTGGGCATGGGTTATCCATGCCTTATTTTTAATAAGGATTTTAATGAATGAATAGAGAATCCTCGGTGAACCAGAGGTGAACTAACCGATGCAGATAAAGAGTTATAAGAAAATATTATATGAAAATTTTATCAATTCAAAAAAACAATTGGATTACTTTTCATCCCTGTGTTAGATTATACACAGTGTTTTTTGTCGAAATATAGTCTGATGTATTGTACTAAAGGGAGTAAAATGATGCAAGGCGGGGATATAAATGATTGAGATAAAAGCTTTGACAAAATCATATGAAAATATAGAGGTGTTAAAAGGAATAAACCTTACCATAGAAAATGGATCCATCTTTGGTATTGCTGGAAGAAGTGGTGCAGGCAAATCCACTTTATTAAGATGTATTAATGGCATTGAAACCTTTGATCTAGGGACCATAAAAGTAGGGGACATAGATGTAGGCTCTCTTAATCATGAAGAGATGAGAGTTTTCAGAAAAAACACCGGTATGATTTTTCAAAACTTTTCTTTGCTAAGTAGGGCAAGTGTATATGAAAACATCGCACTACCTATGAAATGTTGGAAATATGAGAAAAAAGCAATAGATAAAAAGATAAAGGAACTTTTAGAGTTAGTTGGAATACCTGAAAAAATTCATAGTAAAGCACGGGAGTTATCAGGGGGGCAAAAGCAAAGAGTTGCCATTGCTCGGGCACTTACAATGGATCCCCAAGTACTATTGTGTGATGAAGCAACCTCTGCATTAGACCCTAAAAGTACAAAGGCTATTTTGGATTTATTACGGGAAATAAATGCACAGTTAGGTATTACAATCATTGTAGTAACCCATGAAATGTCCGTACTTAGAAGCATATGTAAACATGTAGCTATCGTAGAAAATGGAACCATTGAGGCCATGGGAACCACGGACAAAATTTTTACTCAACGTCCTCAGGCTTTAATCAATCTACTGGGCAACAAAGAAATTGTTTTGTCTAAAAATGAAAGAAGTATTGAAATCTTTTATTCAAGAGGTAATGATCAAATCCTAACGAAATTAGCCCGGGAACTAGAGATAGATTTTTCCATTATTGGTGGTGAAATAGAGAGTCTGGATGAAAACTCCATTAACTCTGTTGTTATTAAAGTAGATTCAAAATATGCTGAAAATATAAAAAAATATTTGATACATAAGGATATCATGTGGCGGGAGTTATTTCCCCAAGATGCGGAGGTGGATCAATAATGAATGGAGAGCTTATAGAATCTATCCTATATTATTTACAAAAACTGATTATTCCCTCCACTTTTATCACCATAAGAATGGTCTTGAGTACCATGATTATTGGAATTGCTTTTGGCTTTGTTTTAGCTATATTTCTTACCTTATACGGGCCCAATGGATTAAACCCCAAAGGAAGGATTTATAGTCTACTTAATTTTCTAGTAAATACTATACGTTCTTTTCCAATATTAATCCTCATTGTGGCAATGGGACCTATTACACGAATGATTATTGGAACAACTATTGGAGAAAAGGCCATTGTGGTTCCCTTATCCATAGCAGCTACAGCCTTTATTGCTAGGCTACTTGAAAATAGCTTTTTAGAGGTGGACAAGCAATTAATTGAAGCGGCACGTTCTTTTGGTGCTAATAATCTTCAAATCATTTTTAGAGTGATTATGAAGGAGTCTGTGCCTTCCATCATATCCATCATGACCTTGGCAACAGTAAATTATATTTCTGCAACAACCATAGCGGCTGCTATTGGAGGCGGGGGGTTAGGAGCCGTGGCCCTTACCTATGGATTTCAGAGTTTTAATAATACCGTATTGTATATGTCAGTTTTCATTTTACTTTTATTGGTGAATATCACGCAATTTATAGGAGATTTGTTTTATAAAAAGTTTCTATAAAAGGAGGTGTATTGATGATCATTAAAGAGAGTGCAAAGTGGTTGAATATTTTGTTGCAATTAGAGAGAAAACCTGTAGGAATAAAATTTTTACTTACAAGAGAAGATTATGATGCATTTCCTGCCTCAGAAAATAAGAATCGCATGTCTTATTGTACAGTAGTAAAAAGGGCTGGAGATGGGATTTCCCAGAAAATTCATAGGGGACATAGTGCATGCATGGGTGGAGCTATGGCTTTAGGACTAGAAGAAACAATCCAAGAGGCTATTTCAGGAAGAAGAAGATTTTACCAAGGAGCTTATCGAGACTTAGGTGTATGTAGGAATATATCTAAAAATATGGTGTTTTGCGAGCATAAGGCCTATGGTGTTGCCGTGATGCCATTAGAAGCTTTTGATACAGAGCCTGATGTTGTGATTATTGTTTGTAATCCCTTTAATGGAATGAGAATTGTACAAGGATACTCTTACAAAAATGGCCATGCCACAAATATAAAACTTTCAGGAATGTCGGCCATATGTCAAGAATGTACATCCTTACCCTATGAAGAAAACCAGCTTAACCTGTCCCTTTTGTGTTCGGGCACAAGAATGTTAGCCCGATGGAAGAAGGACGAAATGGCTATTGGAATGCCCTTTCGGCTATATTTGGAGGTAGTCGAAGGATTGAAAAATACAGTGAACCCCTTAGAACGCAATGCAGAGAAAGAGCAAATTGCAGAAAAGCTTTTACAAGAGGAGTTTACCAACCAGCTAGAAATAAAATATAACCATAATTATGATGATAATGCCTATAAAGGAGGACGGGTAGAAAAAAGAGATTAAAGCAGAAATCAAAGTGTTTTTTCATAAAAGCAATTTATCAGCCCTATGAATATCATTTTAGGAGGAATTTAACAATGAGAAAAATAAATAAAATAGTGATATTACTACTTGTTGTAGCTTTTACCACTGTACTATTTGTAGGATGTACTTCCAATACAGGAGGCTCAACACCGGTAGAATCAGAAACGTCCAACAAAAAAGAATTTACCATCGGTTGTATGCCTTTAAATGAGCCGGCAGTTCAAGAAATAGCTACATTGATGGAACCCATGGGCTATCATGTAGAAGTGAAGGTTTTTGATGGCAACAATCTACCTGCGATTGCACTAAAAGATGGAGACATTGATAGTCTTATATTAAATCATCTTCCATGGCTAAATACGTTCAATAATGAAAATAATTCTGAATTAGTGATGGTGGAACCCTATATGTATGCTTCTTTATTTGGTTTTTATTCTGCTAAGCATGATAGTATTGAAGAAATTCCTGATAATGCAAGCATTATTGTTTCTAATGATCCAAGTAATATGGAAAGATCCTTAGAATTTTTACAAAAATTAGGTTTTATTAAGCTAGGGGAAAAGAAAGGTGAGTTTTATACAATTCTTGATATTGAAGAAAATCCAAAGAATATTCAATTGGTAGAAGTAGAAACCACTGCAACAGCTTCCTCCTTTCAAGATGCAGATGGCTCCATTGCATTTACCAGTGTTATGAGAAATGCGGGCATTGATGCATATTCCTATATTGCAGAAGACGGAAAACATGTCAACTACCCAACAAGTTTGGTGGTTAACAAAGGAAATGAAGATGCAAAATGGGTGCAAGATGTTATGAAAGTCACCCAAACTGAAGAATATAAAGAAAAATTCAATGAAATCTTCCAAGGAGCATATATATTGTTTTCAGACATGAAATAAATATACCCTGAAAGAGAATACACATATGGAGACGGATCCACAAAAATTTGTGAATCTTTCTCCATATATTATTGCCTTTTTATAAAATGGACTTTTCTCTTTTCTGCATGGAAAGTAGAAATTGTTCTCCATATTCAATCATAACCACTGAAAGAATAACCAATAGTATACCTAATAATTTTACTCCAAATATATCTTCCCGGAAAAATATATAGGATGTGAATACAGCCACAGGAACTTCTACTGTATTTATAATACTGGCTTTGGAAGATTGTATATCATAGGACATGCCAATAGTATAAAATAAATAGGCAAGGGCGTTGGGGAAAAGCGCTAGAGCAATAAGATTCCCCAATACTTTTGCATTATAGTCTATTAGTAAGATTTCCCTTGGATTAATGAAAAGAAGGCTAAAAAGCGCACCGAACCCCATGGTATAACAAGCAATAGTTAAATAATGATATCTTTTAGTAAGGTTTTTACTAATTATGGGCAGAAGGGCGAAGGCAAATCCAGCACCTAATCCAAATAATAATCCTGTGCTATTGAGCTTTAATACCTCCAAAGATCCTCCCGTTGCTGTCAAAAAACATCCCGATACTGAAACAATCAGGGCCACGATTTTGGGCAGGGTAAGCAATTCCTTATATAGAATCCTAGCCATCACAATGACAAAAATTGGTGCTGTATAGAGCAGGACAACAGCAGTGGTAATAGTGGTTTTTTCTATAGTAGAAAAGTAAAAACGATTAAATAAGGTCTGGGATACAAAACCTAAAAGAGCGATAAATAGTAATCCTTTTCCATCTATCTTTAAGTATTCTCTATTTTTAAAAAGAAGATATAGTAAAAATAGAATAAAGGAAATGAAGGGACGGAAAAATCCCATTAATGGTGTAGAGATATTATAAACCGATAGGGATTCAACAAATATGCCACTGAGACCAAAAAAAGCTCCAGAAATTGCAACAAAAAAATAACCCTTTGAAGATGGTGAACAATTCAAGATCATCATCCTTTCATGATGTAATAGGTAAGTTAAAGACAGTAAAGAATTGCTATGTGAAATCGAGAACATAGTATCTGTATTATATTACAAATTAATGAATATTCATATAAAGCTTTGGATAATTGGAAGATTTCTGGAGTCTTTATCTAACTGGGAAAAGGAATTTTAACATATTGCAACAGTTTTAAAAATAAGATATGATAGATATAGAGTGTAAATACTATAAAATTTATTACAGGAGGTGTAAAGATGGTAAAAGAGCAATTGGTGAACAGAATTTTGGATAGACTTCCAATGGCATTATCTGGAATAACCCATGTAAATAACCAGTTTACAGGTGAAGTGTGTCCAAAATTAAATATTATGTTAACCAAGGCTAATGAATCCATCTGTTAAGCATCTCTATAAATGAAGAATGTAACCGGATGAGGCTTCCTTATCTGGTTTTTTATTTGCATAAAAAACTCGGGTGGATTTATTTGCTCGAGTTTTGCATTTTTATTCTTAGGATCTAAATCTATCTAAGAATCAAAAGAAAATTTAATTTCTATTTTCTAAGAAAATCTATCTTTTAAAAAGCTCGAGCAAAACCATTGCTCGAGCTTTTTATTGTTTTAGGGAAATAACTTCGTTTCTTAATAAAAGGAAGGTGCAATTTTTATTAAGATTTTAACTTGTTTCCCTATTAAAATCTACGCTTAAAAAGAAGGATGAAATGTAAAATGGAAAAATATAAGGAGGAATTAATGTGATTGAAATAGGCATAAAGAATTTAGAAAAATACTATGGTGCTAATAAAGTCCTTGAAGATATTGCCTTTGAGGTAAAAACAGGAGAAAGAATAGGCCTAATTGGACAAAATGGATCGGGAAAGACAACCCTATTTAAGATTATAGCAGGTGAGGAGAATTATAATGGTGGAAATTTGACCATAAGAAAGGACGCAGTGTTAGGATTCTTAGAACAAATACCTGTATATCCAGAGGAGTATACCGTCATAGATGTTTTGCATACGGCCTTTGAAGAAATATTCCATCTTAAAAGAGAGATGAACAAACTAGAATATGAAATGACCACCATTAAAAGTGAAGAACTAGAAAGGATAATGGATAGATATGGGCATCTTCAGCAGGATTTTGAAACAAGGGGAGGCTACGATATAGAAGAAAAAGTTAGTAGAATATCAGCAGGATTACATTTCAATGAGGAATTTTTAAATAAAAAGCTTTCACTGCTAAGTGGAGGAGAAAAAAATACAGTAATGCTAGGGAAAATTTTGTTGGAAAGTCCAGAAATAATCTTATTAGATGAACCTTCCAATCATTTAGATTTTGAAGCCATTGAGTGGCTTGAAAATTTTCTTAATGAATACAAGGGAACGGTAATCATCATTTCCCATGATAGATATTTTTTAGACCGAGTGGTTACTAAGATTATTGAAATTGAAGAGGGAAAGAGTGAATTATATTTAGGGAACTATTCCTATTATGTGGATGAAAAGGAGAGAAGGATCTTAGACAGATTGGAAGACTATAAACAACAGATGAGAAAAATAAAGACAATGGAAGAAGCCATAAAAAGATTTAGAGATTGGGGCACTAGGTCGGGAGATCCCAGGTTTTTTAAGAAGATTGCAAATATGGAAAAAAGAATAGAGAGAATAGATAAAGTAGAGAAACCTAGAGTAGAAAAAAATAAAATGGACTTATCCTTCCATGAAAGCAAAAGAAGTGGTAAGGATGTTATCCTTATTTCTGAGGTCACTAAAGCCTTTGAAAATAAGGTGCTGATTCAAAAGAGTGATTTGCATCTAAGATATCTAGATAGAATAGGATTAATCGGGAATAATGGCTGTGGGAAATCTACACTTTTAAAGATGATTTTAGGTAAATATATAAGGAATGCAGAGGGCTCAAAAAATATTTCAGTAGACCCTACAAATGATTTTTCTCAGTATAGGGAGGATGAAGGCAATATCAAGATAGGAGCCAATGTAAAGATTGGCTATCTAGATCAAAATGTCACATTTAAAAATGAAGAACATACTGTACTGGAGAGCTTTAGAGAGGGTGTATCTGTATTAGAGGGGCAAGGAAGAAGTATCTTGGCAAGGTTTTTATTCTATGATGAAGATGTATTTAAAAAGGTAGGCAATCTTTCCGGAGGAGAGAGAAGTAGATTGAAACTTTGTCAGTTAATGCACCAGGATATAAACTTACTCCTATTAGATGAACCCACAAATCATCTGGATATTAATTCTAGAGAGGTTTTAGAACAGGCTCTTATGGAATTTGAGGGAACCCTACTCTTTGTTTCCCATGACAGATATTTTGTCAATAAAATCGCTGGCCAAATAGTGGAATTAAGGGATGGAAGACTTATAGGATATAAGGGGAATTATGATGATTATGTA encodes the following:
- a CDS encoding DegV family protein; this translates as MSNIQIVTDSTAYLTKEEIKNYNIKVVSLMVNFQGKEDDEGLPGEFEKFFNALKESQDFPTTSQPPTGAFAAVFQEAIDQGKEVIAITISSKLSGTYNSAIIGAEMIDAEKISVVDSQTSVASLKHMVIQAQKLANEGKTRQEILHYLEEQKRKMGIYLTVDTLEYLKRGGRLSTAQAVVGSLLNIKPIIQLEDGILQTVGKARGKKKALDMLIANIPQEVKYVYIPHILNEEGAKELQAVIKERHPQAKVELEVLGPVIGAHLGPKAMGACYLW
- a CDS encoding methionine ABC transporter ATP-binding protein, with protein sequence MIEIKALTKSYENIEVLKGINLTIENGSIFGIAGRSGAGKSTLLRCINGIETFDLGTIKVGDIDVGSLNHEEMRVFRKNTGMIFQNFSLLSRASVYENIALPMKCWKYEKKAIDKKIKELLELVGIPEKIHSKARELSGGQKQRVAIARALTMDPQVLLCDEATSALDPKSTKAILDLLREINAQLGITIIVVTHEMSVLRSICKHVAIVENGTIEAMGTTDKIFTQRPQALINLLGNKEIVLSKNERSIEIFYSRGNDQILTKLARELEIDFSIIGGEIESLDENSINSVVIKVDSKYAENIKKYLIHKDIMWRELFPQDAEVDQ
- a CDS encoding exonuclease SbcCD subunit D, giving the protein MRILHTSDWHLGKTLEGFSRLPEQELFLEELIEIVERENIELILLAGDIYDTPNPPAAAEKLFYQSMKKLSNYGKRPIIVIAGNHDSPDRLTAASPLAYEQGIILLGTPKSVAALGDYGNFSITEAGEGYVKIIIQGQEIVTITLPYPSEKRLNEILTYSSDEEEMRLSYSQRVKQIFEELSQHYRKDTINLAMSHLYMIGGEECDSERQIQLGGSFAVDCSALPPAQYTALGHLHRPQPVRGAVSSAYYSGSPLQYSKSEINYSKCVYIVDVEPGQEPLVQPYYLKNYKPIEVWKCANIEEALERCEKEAEKDIWVYLEIKTDRILTRSELKALKDIRRDIVEIRPLLTTEEREIEELEDITDLNIMDLFKSFYLYEKKTEVSEEVLEMFSNIIGEEGEKDETIAVEDSGSK
- a CDS encoding AAA family ATPase, encoding MKPLQLKIQGLNSFMEEQAIDFSELTEVGLFGIFGPTGSGKSTILDAITLALYGEIPRAGRDLSGVVNSHSDKADIYYEFQIGNKKDKRTYFVQRCYKKDKNGSVNTHIVKLCDITDQDNPIVLGEKVNAVNNKVGEILGLTCNDFTRSVVLPQGNFSDFLKLSGRDKRDMLERIFALQEYGGRLTKKIRDHKNKVDSELMVIQGQLQHFDGISQGAFQALKQEIKDLEEKKIHLAEQAKQIEKKYETSHALWKLQEEYKGYQVKKEKLDQNQDTIEDYKKQYELAQRAKNIQPYIKSHQETQNKIKNREQDLQRVQRQYQQLVTSLDTLKEKWEQQKEKKENHLPLLVNKKINLENAIKQSHKKNILEREWKKLTQQEEELSLILKQREDEIEHLIEQLDQLTTKVVERQEQREKGRHSPEYGEKLYQAYDIEKQYKKILKNHEDLIKYIQVSQEKYLYPLRKEEKKIQGALQELEEKIQKSERQQTSIQHQIEERKYQNMAALLAKSLEDNQSCPVCGSLHHPQKADYPQNQEINTLEQYKENLEKSIETLKEQKEKILLTQQKILQDIYGRERLVQEKEREAQTAKEERDGLEKQYEQYKDKFKTKNIEIKVQEYHKKLQQDEKLQREIKTLQESKEKQEILQRQLQEKLYAENTQLTRIQQSIIERQNLIKDLQRDIEKVCGKNSPQKEMDNVSREIDQMKKLFTRIEQEYNEKSNYKNELEKDQRGLQDILSQLHEFQESIEENLQQALVDNDFSDVEEVINSFKSIEERKKLQEIIEQHQHQLGLIKDNMERLEKHMEGNSITQEQWENLLEKRQQINQNLEEGKALLVERKTQADTMAEQLKKLQKLQKQQKDLEHKQGLIEEINRLFQGNKFVEFISLRQLRYIAKEASGELKRITRGRYALELDDQGNFIMRDDFNGGVRRSTRTLSGGETFLTSLSLALALSSHIQLKGRAPLEFFFLDEGFGTLDSSLLEVVMDSLERLHSEKLSVGLISHVDELKQRIPRRLMVSPAVAGMNGTKVKMEMS